From Triticum aestivum cultivar Chinese Spring chromosome 7B, IWGSC CS RefSeq v2.1, whole genome shotgun sequence:
TGAGATGCAAGCTGCGACTTGATAGTTCCCGTGACTCAGATATCATGTCATCGAACTGTATTCCGGTTCAACGCTATAAAATTTTAAGCTTTAGATCTCAGTATCAGTTTTTCCTGAGAAAAAGAAATCAAACTGATCTCAATATAAGTAGAAGTGCATTTCTGAGATCTTTTAGCTTATATCACCATTTAGTTTATTTACCCTGCTCATAGATTTTGTTTCATTTTCATCAAATTTTTATTTCTAGCGATGCATTATCTTCATGGATGAAATCGATGCAATTGGTGAGAGAAGATTTAGTGAGGGAACCTGTGACGTCCGTGAGATCCAGCGGACACTCATGGAGCTTCTTAATCATTTAGATGGATTTGATGAGCTTGGCAAGGTAAACTATCATCATCAAGTTTTTTCTCTCTAGAGGCCTTTATGCCATATATGCAAAGGAATGGATTCAATCGAAGTAATTTGCTTgcctgtatgtgtgtgtgtgcgcgcgcgcgtgtgcgtgtgtgcgtgtgtgcgtgtgtgtgtgtgtgtgtgtgtgtgtgtgtgtgatatgcaCTCCAGCTTTCCTGGCTTTCGTGGAAAGTATATGTGTTTATACATGAATTTTGTAGATTAAATTTGTTGCTCATCTTTGCTTCATTGCTTCTATGAATTTTCTAGATGTGGATTCACGTAACATTTTATTTAACTCCTTTTTGTAACATTACACATTTTTGCTCTCGGGGGAAAGTATAGGTGTTTCGACATGAATTTTGTGCATAATTTTTTTttcatctttgcttgattgcttctATGGATTTTTTGGATGCGGATTCGAGTAACATTTTATTTAACTTGCTTTTTTAACACTACACATTTTTAGAAGGAAAAAAATTGAGGACTGTAGGTTTTGTTTTGTCTGATTGTTGACATGCCAACGGAATTGCCTCATTGTTTGATAGACTTGAATACTTATGATTTCTTTCTTACTGggcttgttttattttattttgggaaAAACCCATGACTTTATCCTAACCCGATACATCGTGATCACTAATGCCGAGAAGGGTTCATCGTCCCAATCAAGGTGAGTAAAATTAACCGCCTCTTTTGGTGCTGATGCAACTAGGAATGGTGTTACTTGTGGCTTGAGTGGCTTCAGTTCAGTGGGTAACACAACTTATTTGCACTTCCTGGAAATATAATTATCATTTGTTATTTTGCTATGTATTAGCTGTGACTTGACTGATTCGAGGTCAGGAACATGATTAGCCTGATGTATTATGCATGACCATTGGAAGACATTGTTTTCCATGATATAATTAGTGTGATGGTGCAGTTACCCCAATTGATCGGATGCCACAATGCCCTCTATCTTTTTGAGTGCTTTTGGTTGATTTCTTCAAGCAGTGCAAGCTAGAGTGTGAGCTTTGCCTATGCCCTTAGTAGCTTACAAAAGTTCACCTTACTTCACTTTCCTGTTACTATATTGGCATCTATTCATGAAGCATGGTCATTTCCTTATAAGTATAAATTTTTGCAATCAGCACATGAGTCATCCAATTTGTTTTACAACCCGAGGTTCACATTAGTTGTTTCTCTTCATGACTCAGCTTTATTGGTGTCACTCTCAGCTCGATGGTCATGAATCAAATGTGACTTCCTATCTAATTACATTTAACTTCAACAATTGCTTGTTTTAACCATTGCTCATTATTCAGATTGTCTTTGATGGGTGAGTTTTGGCTACGTACACAACATCGCACTCAGAATTTGAGCGGCGCTAATAGAACTGTTGAGTGCTCGATCTGATTCTTTAAAGaatcaaagcattcaaattcttgtTTTAATGCTTTAGAATATGAATACCTTTAAAAAAATTATCATGCATTTGTAATTTTGTAACTCATGTTGATCAGTAATTCTTGTAGTTGTGTAAATTTTGCACAATCATAAGTCCTTTAGAATGCTAAAACCTGACACCTATGCTTCAATAGTTTCCTGAACTGAACTTCTGTAAAATACATAAACCAAAGAGTACTCTTAGATATTTAGTTTAGGTTAAATTTGCGCAGAGTGATTAAGAATATTGGCTTGCAATAATAATCAAAATGGACCAGTTTGGCGTGCAGTAATAATCATAACGGTAAATGGTATGTTCTTTTATTGCTACTCTCACTTTCCATGTGCATGCTAGGTATGTTTCCTTTCACTAGGCAATTGTACTTTGTTCTGGGTTGCATCAACTTGCATCAGTCGCTGCTCCTCGGTGTGTGCAAGGGGAAGTGCAGAAGTAGTGGGGAGTGTAGCTGACTAAAATCCATGTAGCATTTGTGTTGGGTACATCAAGATGAACATCATGCTGATTCTGATGTGAAAATGGATGACGCCAGGCCTATAGAGTACTCATAAAGATGTTCTGTTTTATTTGGTTCCTTAGTCATGGCCTCATGAAGTCCCTTTCTTCAGCCAAACTGAAGCACTTGGTGTTGGCCTGTCTTTGCTTTTGGATTAACTGTAATATATCCTCATTAGATGTATCACTACTTGTGATGGTTCTGAACTCAAATAGTACAGTAtatgtactttgattgatgtgCTACCAATAGATCCTAATGAACTCAAATAAGTGAAATTGATGGCCAAACTTGACAACTAAAAGTGTCCAGACAAGATAAGTGCGCACATGCCCGCTCAGGTGGCGCCCCAGCCTCTAGTGATCAAGAATGATGCCTTGGTTTGGATGACCGTCGGTGCCAAGAACCCAGGAAAGCTAATTTTGGATGACCGTCGGTGCCAAGTACGAACTGAAGCCATAATATATCATCAGACTGAAACTGACACTATCTCCACCCGCAAACCTGTGCTAATTAATTCTCCATCCATAGAATTCGACAGCATCTCTTTCTTTACATTCACAACTGCAAAGAAAGATCACACATCCATCCACAACTACCTGCATGCAACACCATGCCACCATACCAACAACATGCATGGTTCACCCATATCATCTCCAagcctagtagtagtagtagtagatccAAGGTCGGGTTGGTTCGACGCCAACACAAAAGACAACATGCAGTACGTTCCATGGTTTCCAGCGACATCAAAGGACCGACTAACACACGACAGGTAGAGTAGTTCCAGGTGCTACTTATTTAGATCGATAGATATAGATAGACACAGGCACATAGCGAAGACACAGTTCACCACTACCCCCAGCAGCAAGCGGATCAGCAGAAGAACATGGAGGTCCTCACATTCTTGTGCAGTTCCGGCACCGGGATGCTGCCCGCCGACGTGTGCCCCCCTCCCTGGCTCGACGACGCGGCCGACATGTCTTCAAACTTCACGAATGCGCCTACCTGTGCAGCCGCCAGATGCGCGTACATGATCGGAGCAACTGCAAGCCATCCCAAGCAAAAACACAACAAAACATAAGGAACAATGCTCATTATTTGCCAAGCAAAGACAATGAGGAACAATGCTCATTATTTGCCAAGCAAAGACAATGAGTCGCACATACCGACTGATATCGCTGTTGTGCTCCTCTGGTACCTGAAAAGGTCACAGCAACAGGGTTCAGGCATAGCTTGGCAACAGTTTTCTTTTATCAAGAATGGTACAAATTTCTCAAGCTGTAACCCTAGACTGCCTGTCTACGTACACGTATGAAAGTGAATGCACAAATTCCTGAAGCTCATCCGCGGAGAAGCCGATCTCATCATGCAGAACATGGTAATGTGTTGGCCTCGACGTGCCCTAGCACACACAGCAAACACAAACTTAAATACGACCATCACCGGGCATACTGGTACGTGGTGGTAGTAACAAAAAAACAGAGCAGAAAGCAGAGATTACTTACGATCATCCCAGCATGTGCGCACATGTAGAAGTCGAAATTCTTGGGATGGCAGACCTCTTTATCCACGACGGTCCCTACAGAATGATGACATGAACGCTTGCTTTTACTATCATTTCAAAGGAAATTGCAAGTTTATGTGATAGGCGATGTTTCGCTCTAGAAAAATAGTAGGAAATAAAGTTTACCAGGAGGAACATTATTTGGGGATTCAGTCCGGAACTTGCAGGCCTGCATTGATTAAAAGTAAATGAAATAACACTGTCCAATGCGGGGTAATTACTTGTACATCACACAAATACACTACCTCGATGATCTGCTCCAGCTCAATGTTGATGACCTGAGTAAACTGGCTTTCGCTAACTCCATCCCTAGAATTAGCACAAGTTATACAAGTTGGTGGTTAAGACATCATCAACTATCCATTTTtcagtactccctccttccatctatatagggcctaatgcgtttttcaagcaataatatatgacatgcaacttacacaaagcacaccctcttacagaaatgtaaggaaaggctgcgtactatagacccaaagtggtcggacccttccctggaccctgcgcaagcgggagctacatgcaccaggttgctttcaacttacacaaagcacaccgttaaattcatgtgtgaaaggagctttcaattatataattttcacattgtgcatgtcatgtactattaatcttgtcaatagtcgaAGGCGgccttaaaaaacgcattaggccctatatagatggaaggaaggAGTAGACAAAATTTCTGGAACTACAAAATTTACTGGTATTACCaaatactccttccgtcccataatataagaacgttttttacactagtgtagtgttaaaaacgttcttatattttgggacagagggagtagtaatttcCGAACTTAGTACCTGAAAATAATAATTTGCTCTGGTTTTCGATTACCAGAACTACTGTAGAAGTCGATAAGCGATTCCCTGGAAGTGGCATTTTTGAAAGTGTGCAATAAAGTATAACATACATACAAGGACATGCACACATAGTATTATTCACAATAAACTGAACACAAGATTGGATCATATGTCATGTCTTACCGAATGAGGCCATCATCTTTCTTTCCTCGTGGTTCAAACAAGGAGGACATCATTTCTAGTTTGGGTGACTGAGTGTGCACTGTTGCTCTGTACTTAGAGATGAGAGGCCACTGGCGAGAATTAACCACCTAAAGAAAATGCAAAGCCATACTTACCAGTACAGTCAAAAAAACACTTAACAAATTTGCAATCATTCAAGTGACATCTGAGCTATTATTCTGAGATTAAAACTGTATCCCTCTTACCTGAAAATAATTTCCGAACTTAGTACCTGAAAATAATAATTCTCTGGTTTTCGATTCCCAGAACTAGTGTAGAAGTCGATAAGCGATTCCCTGGAAGTCCCAAGTGCAATGGTATTTATTCCATTAGGAAAGTGTGCAATAAAGTATAACATACATACAAGGACATGCACACATGGTATTATTCACAATAAACTGAACTCAAGATTGGACCATATGCCACGTCTTACCGAATGAGACCATCATCCTTTCCCCATGGTTTAAATAAGGAGGACATCATTTCTAGTTTGGGTGATTGAGTGTGCACTGTTGCTCTGTACTTAGAGATGAGAGGCCACTCGCGAGAATTAACCACCTAGAGGAAATCCAAAGCCATACTTACAAGTGCAGTCATAGAAACATttacaaaattgcaatcatgcagATGATATCTGAGCTACTATTCAGAGATAAAAAATGTATCCCCCATACATACCGCAGCGGTGGAAGGCCTATCAGATTGCCCAGGCTGACCATGTGACACATTCATGCCCAAGATGATAGTAGGCAGCTTCCCCACAATGGGTAGTACTGCAGGTGCAGGGGATAGTTCACATTGCAGCAATGTGTTGAGACCACCAAGCTGGGTACCAAAGACAACAGCCATTAGCGTATACAGCAGTCAACAAATACAGTAAAAGGAAAACAGTGTCATGTCAACAAACTTTAGCATTTATCTTCAATAACACATTAATCAGGTACTGATCATTGACTTTTCTTGGAGGAGCTAGACATTGTGTGAAGATGCCGCATTCAGCAAGACACTTCCTCTTCCAAGGCCCTGGTTGAAAAAAAATATAAATTATTTATTCTGCAACAGATAATCAGGTAACAAATAACGACAACCGAAAACATGAACCAACCATAAATTTCACAGTTTTTTCTGTCAGGAAGAAGGCACAGGAGGAACTTGGGGTCTCCAGGTGGATTGGAATTTATCTTAGCAAACATCTCGTCCACTCTACGTGACGCAGGAGCTCTTCTTGCCGACGGGCTCTCTTCAATTACATCACAATAAGGGTATTCTATTTTCTGCAAATAAATGAGGTTCAGCAACAGAAAATAATAACAGTTATAGATGTTGTAGAAAAAGTAGAACATACAATCCCCATTTCAGTTGCAATCCTTATAAGGTCTCGGACAAGACCATGAACATCACACTCTGCAGAGAAATTGACAACTGCCCATTTGTTGACAGAACATGTCTGAATCAGCCTCTGAAACAAAAAGAATCAGCAAACTGACAGAAGGTTCTTTGAAGATGATGAAGAAGTAATAAAGACATGTCATTAAAAGAAAATATGCTGACCTTTTTTGAAAGATTCCACCTTCCGTTGCGTGGGAAGAATTCTTCACCGTTACCGGCTTTCAGCTATATGATAGAAGACTTACTTAGATACATTCAGAAGAACATCGAGCACGAGCATGAAAAACTAAGTTTGAAGAGTTCTCACTAACCTTGGGTGCTGGCAGGACCCTCCCTTCAATTTGAGTAAAATGTCGGGCAATGGAAATGTCACATGCCTTCAGCATGGGGTCAGACTCATAATTGCTACGTTTAAGTGCCTTGCATTTAGGGTGGCATGAACTATCAGATAAGTGCCATATTACTAAAAACAGCAAGCCAAAATTTAGATGAAAACTCACATCGTTAAGTATTGACATTCTTTCATGAGGCTTTTGTCTGGACTTCTCCACAAGTGAGGACCTCTGCAGAATAGACAGATCTTTGGTGTATCTTTGCAGAGGAACGAGCTCGCAGAGCTGGCCATACAAAAAGTTCACGCCAGGACTTCAGATCATGGATGAAATTTCAGAAGGCGAAAAGATAAAGGTCTAAAATAACGAACTGAAACAAACCTCCAGAGGGAAGTACGTAGGACGATTTCGCCTCCCAGCGTTGATACAGGGAAGATCGGAATAGCGCAGTCCTATGCCTCTATTATGTACAAAGTATTCATAGACTTTTATTTCAACAGTATTAGTGTCTCCATTGTCACCATCCCTGCGCCTCAATGGAAACCTAGTTAAACATGCAAAACACAAAGCAATCAATAAATAGCAGCAAAGTGCAGGGAATAGACCAATTTAGAAACAGTAGAACACCTTCCCAAATTATTAATTTAAACACTGGTAAAAAAGAATAAAATGGCAAGAAGGAACTCTGTCTCACGTCTGTTCGTTGCTTTTTTTCTCACTCAAACCAAAAATCTTGAACTCTGAATTAGAAAGAGTGGTTTTTatcctcaagttcttgagagcacgcttgGCCTGTGAGGCAAACATCCAAATTAGAATTATTGAAAGTAAATATGGTCGGCCGACTGTTCATTCAATATTATCAACAACATCAAAGATACAACTTACCTTTGACCAGTCAATTCTGTTAGGGTGATCAACCATCTGGTTTGCAAGAAGAAAATCAATAACAGGACCAGGTTTAACTAGCATGGTAGTCGAAACATCTGCAGGTTAAAGTAAGTTTGATATGACAATGTTAATTCAGATGGAGCCATTGTGAAATGAAAGACGGAGTTATACAACTATACAATAGGGTGAGATTCATACCGATGTTTAGGGAGAGTCCACTCTGCGTACCACGGAAACTTGAGTGAAATCCTCTGCACCCCACCACACCACCTTTCAAGTCAAGAAAATTACGAGGATTGTTGTGGAAAAATGACTGGCGGAGTAGAAGACAGCCCCTGTGGAAAGTCCAAAAAATTAACCATGGTCATGGCATGAAGGCATATCTCAAGCCTAAGCACAGAGTAATGCTTGTGGAGGCATCGGAACGAGACATTCATGAAGGTACATACTGTTTTGCAGAATGCTGC
This genomic window contains:
- the LOC123158015 gene encoding protein argonaute 4B; translated protein: MNPSDGGSEELPPPPALPPDMVPIKAEEDVAEELPPNKPAKTKRLPKARPGLGKRGQTIQLLANHYKVSMRSSNDFFHHYHVNLKYGDDQPVVGKEIVRKVLDKLQHMYRSELANNEFAYDGEKSLFTIEPLYNEFTVVLEDIGRGKCSGGNSGSSPGGSDTKRVKRSYQTKIFKVELCFVAKIPTAAITQALRGQESENSLEALRVLHIILRQHSAKQGCLLLRQSFFHNNPRNFLDLKGGVVGCRGFHSSFRGTQSGLSLNIDVSTTMLVKPGPVIDFLLANQMVDHPNRIDWSKAKRALKNLRIKTTLSNSEFKIFGLSEKKSNEQTFPLRRRDGDNGDTNTVEIKVYEYFVHNRGIGLRYSDLPCINAGRRNRPTYFPLELCELVPLQRYTKDLSILQRSSLVEKSRQKPHERMSILNDALKRSNYESDPMLKACDISIARHFTQIEGRVLPAPKLKAGNGEEFFPRNGRWNLSKKRLIQTCSVNKWAVVNFSAECDVHGLVRDLIRIATEMGIKIEYPYCDVIEESPSARRAPASRRVDEMFAKINSNPPGDPKFLLCLLPDRKNCEIYGPWKRKCLAECGIFTQCLAPPRKVNDQYLINVLLKINAKLGGLNTLLQCELSPAPAVLPIVGKLPTIILGMNVSHGQPGQSDRPSTAAVVNSRQWPLISKYRATVHTQSPKLEMMSSLFEPRGKKDDGLIRESLIDFYSSSGNRKPEQIIIFRDGVSESQFTQVINIELEQIIEACKFRTESPNNVPPGTVVDKEVCHPKNFDFYMCAHAGMIGTSRPTHYHVLHDEIGFSADELQEFVHSLSYVYQRSTTAISVVAPIMYAHLAAAQVGAFVKFEDMSAASSSQGGGHTSAGSIPVPELHKNVRTSMFFC